In a single window of the Ruminococcus albus 7 = DSM 20455 genome:
- a CDS encoding DUF1015 domain-containing protein yields the protein MSTAFRGADILLPKDTDMKKWAVVACDQYTSEPEYWDRVEKYVGDAKSAYDLILPEVYLEQPGVDYRIDKIHRTMNEYIEKGVFEEYKDAMIYIERVQSDGRVRAGLIGGIDLEQYEYYKGSESQVRATEATVIERIPPRIKIRKGAPVELPHIMILIDDVKKRIIEPLADKKDEFTKLYDFDLMEGGGHITGWLLDKENEEIVLSHLEQFSKQEAFERRYGIKGRQPLTYAMGDGNHSLATAKEFYETLKRAEPAADLSGHPARYALVELVNLHSPALEFEAIHRIVTEVDADKLVDELTKKLELSDKESEQGFVIVRNGEEKKVYVHAPSSKLTVGSLQNFLDNYTKEFGGKTDYIHGADVVKELSKKKNSIGFLLPDMGKDELFPTVIEDGALPRKTFSMGHAADKRFYVEARRIIK from the coding sequence ATGTCAACAGCATTCAGAGGGGCGGATATTCTTCTGCCAAAGGATACGGATATGAAAAAATGGGCTGTAGTTGCCTGCGACCAGTACACTTCTGAACCGGAATACTGGGACAGAGTTGAAAAGTACGTAGGGGATGCTAAAAGCGCCTATGATCTTATCCTGCCCGAGGTATACCTGGAACAGCCGGGAGTAGATTACCGCATAGACAAGATACACCGCACAATGAATGAATATATTGAAAAAGGTGTATTTGAAGAATACAAGGATGCTATGATATATATCGAGAGAGTGCAGTCCGACGGCAGAGTGAGAGCAGGTCTTATCGGCGGGATAGACCTGGAGCAGTACGAATACTACAAAGGCTCCGAATCTCAGGTAAGGGCTACGGAGGCTACTGTTATCGAACGTATACCGCCCCGTATAAAGATACGCAAGGGCGCACCTGTGGAGCTGCCGCATATAATGATACTCATAGATGATGTGAAGAAACGCATCATTGAACCGCTGGCTGATAAGAAAGACGAATTCACCAAGCTATACGATTTTGACCTTATGGAGGGCGGCGGACATATAACAGGCTGGCTGCTGGATAAGGAAAACGAGGAGATCGTGCTGAGTCATCTGGAGCAGTTTTCAAAGCAGGAGGCTTTTGAACGCCGCTACGGTATAAAAGGCAGACAGCCCCTCACCTACGCTATGGGTGACGGAAACCACTCCCTTGCTACAGCTAAGGAATTTTATGAAACACTGAAACGTGCAGAGCCTGCTGCTGATCTTTCGGGACATCCTGCAAGATATGCACTGGTGGAGCTTGTGAATCTTCATTCGCCTGCACTGGAATTTGAAGCGATACACCGCATAGTTACTGAGGTGGATGCCGATAAGCTGGTGGATGAACTGACGAAAAAGCTGGAGCTTTCCGATAAGGAGAGCGAACAGGGCTTCGTTATAGTGCGCAACGGCGAGGAAAAAAAGGTTTATGTACACGCACCTTCTTCAAAGCTGACTGTCGGCTCTTTGCAGAATTTCCTGGATAACTATACTAAGGAATTCGGCGGAAAGACCGACTACATACACGGTGCGGATGTAGTAAAAGAGCTTTCAAAGAAGAAAAATTCCATAGGCTTCTTACTCCCCGATATGGGTAAGGAC